A window of the Rhodoferax sp. GW822-FHT02A01 genome harbors these coding sequences:
- a CDS encoding nuclear transport factor 2 family protein has translation MNATAETVRPPLPPFTRETAIAKVRLAEDAWNTCDPVRVAQAYTADSRWRNRSEFVTGREAIQKFLTSKWERELEYRLVKELWAFHENRIAARFCYEWHDQHGQWFRSYGNENWEFDANGLMRTRLASINDLPIAKADRKLLWPAGRRPDTWPSLSEMGL, from the coding sequence ATGAACGCCACCGCAGAAACAGTGCGCCCGCCGCTACCACCATTTACCCGCGAAACCGCCATTGCCAAAGTACGCTTGGCGGAGGACGCATGGAATACGTGCGATCCAGTGCGTGTAGCACAGGCCTATACAGCCGACAGCCGTTGGCGCAATCGCTCGGAATTTGTCACAGGCCGCGAAGCGATCCAGAAGTTTCTGACATCCAAATGGGAACGCGAGCTGGAATACCGGCTGGTGAAGGAACTTTGGGCCTTTCATGAAAACCGCATTGCTGCTCGCTTCTGTTACGAGTGGCACGACCAGCATGGTCAATGGTTTCGCAGCTATGGCAATGAGAACTGGGAATTTGATGCCAACGGTTTGATGCGCACGCGCCTAGCCAGCATCAATGACCTGCCCATTGCGAAAGCAGATCGCAAGCTGCTGTGGCCTGCCGGTCGTAGGCCGGACACCTGGCCGTCCCTTTCTGAGATGGGCTTGTAG
- a CDS encoding carboxymuconolactone decarboxylase family protein — protein sequence MSRISIPTVDQSVEAAKPLLAAVQKQLGVVPNLMKLVGHSPAALEGYLSLNGALGKGKLNVQLRERIALAIAEYNGCDYCLSAHDYLGRNVAKISGAELDAARDARSEDATVQAALQFALRVAQSRGRVSDADIAALRLAGFDEASVIEIVANVAVNVLTNYINNVAQTTIDFPVVHARMAA from the coding sequence TGCTGGCTGCCGTTCAAAAGCAACTCGGTGTTGTGCCCAACCTGATGAAGCTCGTGGGCCACAGCCCAGCCGCCCTGGAAGGGTATCTCTCGCTCAACGGCGCATTGGGCAAGGGGAAGCTCAACGTGCAATTGCGTGAACGCATTGCCCTGGCCATTGCCGAGTACAACGGCTGCGACTATTGCCTCTCGGCCCACGACTACCTGGGACGCAACGTGGCCAAGATCAGCGGCGCAGAGCTGGACGCCGCACGGGATGCACGCTCTGAGGACGCAACCGTCCAGGCCGCACTGCAATTTGCCTTGCGCGTGGCCCAATCGCGCGGCCGCGTGAGCGATGCAGACATCGCCGCCCTGCGTCTGGCCGGCTTTGACGAAGCCAGCGTCATCGAGATCGTTGCCAATGTGGCCGTCAACGTGCTGACCAACTACATCAACAACGTGGCACAGACCACGATCGACTTTCCAGTTGTCCACGCCCGCATGGCAGCCTGA
- a CDS encoding Ig-like domain-containing protein, whose amino-acid sequence MAKTPCQVFSVSRSFALKLCALRFAALLSSVLVTVSLAACGGGGGGGNVGSGAGSTGGSNPTVASLSGVVAVGNPVVNAEVHVVCATGVAPPPSRTDANGNWQVVLNGQGLPCAAEASGGTVAGVPNSNVYHSVTISSATVNVTPLTDLLVANMVGNPSPSTWFSSLAGSSAGLSALTQTQADTALANLNAAFPTLPMYADGNNPFFSVFSPTPGNPQDDMLEALRVAMTNSGVSHASLLGSAAASQFSPPAALVTALATAYRSTGSGSTAVYFPVDLAFTTLQTSALTINMTGTYQGNTITLNQTNTPLNGPQTFAGQPALAASQTGYVSYQGNTVQLQPSTLYFGVAPYKSLGSVSSNSYTVFSNQIPLPRNATVGSSGRFSVGIDYTDATRSNSVDQFEESWSLQTGTAPGTANLCISVSATPTGATKGIPTTNITCLTIDTNGKILRLQSVGPVNGTTLTLTSTSITFPAPSVVSTTPLSGATGVAVTEPITLTLSVPVDVSTVTGTTFTLTSGGTPVTGTVSASGSTLTFTPSAPLAANTYYTATVSGNVKSQSGASLGNNYSWYFYTKNRVSVAATSPTPYSYPVALNAVVTATFSGTVDASTVNNSNFTVSDPSGPISGTVGYSGTTATFTPTTPLTVNTVYRATVSSSVKDVAGDPIAASRSWTFQTFAPGTATTPQPFTPIPSGLWQPAPGAVPSSGNFVYLQSDSGDYIGQGRAYTYTPLNAQLALHSSSGGVQVTINGNDWWSGNFVGPNSISQLQVGYYSGLIRYPFNNPVLGGLDWSGNGSGCNTLLGWFAVDSVTYANGAVTALDLRFEQQCDGSQNALHGFIHFGP is encoded by the coding sequence ATGGCAAAGACACCGTGCCAAGTTTTTTCGGTCAGTAGGTCTTTCGCGTTGAAGTTGTGCGCACTTCGTTTCGCTGCACTACTGTCCAGCGTGCTCGTGACTGTGTCACTTGCTGCCTGTGGCGGCGGAGGTGGCGGCGGGAACGTAGGGAGTGGAGCAGGGTCTACCGGTGGCAGCAATCCGACGGTTGCGAGCCTCAGTGGCGTTGTGGCGGTAGGAAATCCGGTTGTCAACGCCGAAGTGCATGTGGTTTGCGCCACAGGTGTTGCCCCACCACCGTCCAGAACCGATGCAAATGGCAACTGGCAAGTCGTATTGAACGGGCAAGGTCTCCCGTGCGCTGCAGAAGCCAGCGGAGGAACGGTAGCTGGGGTGCCCAATTCGAATGTCTACCATTCGGTGACGATCAGTAGCGCAACCGTCAATGTCACACCGCTCACGGATCTGCTGGTTGCCAACATGGTGGGCAATCCAAGTCCTTCCACATGGTTCTCATCTCTGGCTGGAAGTTCTGCCGGACTATCTGCATTGACACAAACCCAAGCGGACACCGCGCTTGCCAATCTCAATGCGGCATTTCCGACGCTCCCCATGTATGCTGATGGCAACAACCCCTTCTTCTCCGTGTTTTCGCCGACTCCGGGCAATCCCCAGGACGACATGCTGGAGGCCCTCCGGGTAGCGATGACCAACTCCGGGGTTTCCCACGCGAGTTTGCTAGGCAGCGCTGCGGCCTCGCAATTCAGTCCACCGGCAGCATTGGTAACTGCTTTGGCAACGGCATACCGCAGCACCGGCAGTGGCAGTACCGCGGTCTACTTTCCGGTGGACCTCGCCTTTACTACGCTTCAAACCAGTGCCCTGACCATCAATATGACAGGCACCTATCAGGGCAACACAATCACGCTGAACCAAACCAATACACCCTTGAACGGTCCGCAGACATTTGCTGGACAGCCGGCCCTTGCGGCCAGCCAGACTGGCTACGTCAGCTATCAGGGCAACACTGTGCAGTTGCAACCCAGCACCTTGTATTTCGGCGTGGCGCCCTACAAGAGTCTGGGGAGCGTGAGCTCCAATTCCTACACGGTGTTCTCGAATCAGATTCCTCTGCCCCGCAACGCAACGGTTGGCTCTTCAGGAAGATTCAGCGTGGGCATCGACTACACGGATGCCACGCGATCCAATTCTGTAGATCAATTCGAGGAGAGTTGGTCTTTGCAGACTGGCACAGCTCCTGGTACGGCCAATCTGTGCATCAGCGTCTCGGCGACTCCAACAGGTGCAACAAAAGGAATCCCAACGACGAACATCACCTGTTTGACCATCGACACCAACGGGAAAATCTTGCGTCTGCAGTCGGTTGGTCCCGTGAATGGAACGACGCTGACACTGACCAGCACTTCAATCACATTCCCTGCGCCCAGTGTGGTGAGCACCACACCACTCAGCGGGGCAACGGGTGTCGCAGTAACAGAACCGATTACGCTTACATTGAGCGTTCCCGTGGATGTGAGCACGGTTACGGGTACAACTTTCACACTCACCTCTGGCGGTACTCCCGTTACGGGAACCGTTTCCGCGTCGGGCTCGACTTTGACGTTCACCCCCTCCGCGCCATTGGCGGCCAACACGTACTACACAGCGACTGTCTCGGGTAATGTGAAAAGCCAATCGGGGGCTTCCTTGGGTAACAACTATTCCTGGTATTTCTATACCAAGAACAGAGTAAGCGTTGCTGCGACCAGTCCGACTCCGTATAGCTATCCGGTTGCACTAAACGCAGTGGTGACCGCCACTTTCAGCGGCACTGTAGACGCCAGTACAGTGAACAACAGCAATTTCACGGTGTCCGACCCTTCGGGGCCCATTTCGGGAACCGTTGGCTATTCCGGCACAACTGCCACCTTCACGCCGACCACACCGTTGACCGTGAATACGGTGTACCGAGCCACCGTCAGCAGCAGTGTCAAAGATGTGGCGGGTGATCCAATTGCGGCTAGCCGCTCCTGGACGTTTCAGACTTTTGCACCTGGAACCGCCACCACACCGCAGCCGTTTACACCCATACCGAGTGGCCTTTGGCAACCAGCGCCTGGTGCGGTACCAAGTTCCGGCAATTTTGTCTATCTGCAGAGTGACTCCGGCGACTACATTGGCCAAGGAAGGGCCTATACATACACTCCACTCAATGCACAACTAGCGCTGCACTCGTCCTCCGGTGGAGTACAGGTCACAATCAATGGAAATGATTGGTGGTCTGGAAATTTCGTCGGCCCGAACTCCATCAGCCAACTGCAAGTTGGCTACTACTCTGGGCTCATACGCTATCCCTTTAACAACCCGGTATTGGGAGGGTTGGATTGGAGCGGGAACGGGAGTGGTTGCAATACATTGCTGGGATGGTTTGCCGTTGACAGCGTGACCTATGCCAACGGTGCGGTAACTGCGTTGGATCTTCGTTTTGAGCAGCAATGCGATGGAAGTCAGAATGCCTTGCATGGATTCATCCATTTTGGCCCGTAA
- a CDS encoding pyridoxamine 5'-phosphate oxidase family protein, whose protein sequence is MPTQPAYSSDVAFTPAVKAIQTRKGSRHAYSRMELGGSWETTITPELQAFIAEQTSFYLATANLQGQPYIQHRGGPAGFLRVLDEHTLAFVDYAGNKQYITAGNLSENPNAHLFLMDYEHRQRVKIWGRAKVVEHDDALVSALMPPGYKAKAEQAIVFSVSAWDANCNQHIPTRFDSAKVQAALDARDQRIAELEAEIAALQRSS, encoded by the coding sequence ATGCCGACACAACCCGCGTACAGCAGTGATGTCGCCTTCACGCCGGCAGTCAAGGCCATCCAGACCCGCAAGGGGTCGCGCCACGCCTATTCGCGCATGGAGCTCGGCGGGTCGTGGGAAACCACCATCACCCCAGAGCTTCAGGCTTTCATTGCCGAGCAGACCAGCTTTTACCTGGCGACAGCCAACCTGCAAGGTCAGCCCTACATCCAGCACCGCGGAGGGCCAGCAGGTTTTCTGCGCGTCCTGGACGAACACACATTGGCCTTTGTGGACTACGCCGGCAACAAGCAGTACATCACTGCGGGCAACCTGTCAGAGAACCCCAACGCGCATCTGTTCCTCATGGACTACGAGCACAGGCAACGCGTCAAGATATGGGGCCGGGCCAAAGTGGTCGAGCATGACGATGCGCTTGTCAGTGCCCTCATGCCCCCAGGCTACAAGGCCAAGGCGGAACAGGCCATTGTCTTTTCCGTATCGGCCTGGGATGCCAACTGCAACCAGCACATTCCAACCCGCTTTGATTCAGCCAAAGTTCAGGCTGCCTTGGACGCGCGGGATCAGCGCATCGCCGAGCTGGAAGCAGAGATTGCGGCCTTGCAGCGAAGTAGCTAA